In the Campylobacter lari genome, TTGACCAGAAATAAAAAGCATTTTTATTCATGGTGAGTTACTCAAGTGGCCAACGAGGGCAGACTGTAAATCTGCTGGCTTTCGCCTTCCGTGGTTCGAATCCACGACTCACCACCATTGCTTTGCGGGAGTAGCTCAGTTGGCTAGAGCATCAGCCTTCCAAGCTGAGGGTCGCGGGTTCGAGTCCCGTTTCCCGCTCCAACCTAATTTTGGTAGAGTGAAACTGGGAGCTGTTTTTAATTTCAGAATTTCTAGCAGTTTCAAATTTCCAAAATTTTATAATTTATGTTTTTAATTTTTCTGAGCGCTCGTATGGCTCAGAGGTAGAGCACTCCCTTGGTAAGGGAGAGGTCGCGGGTTCAAGTCCCGCTATGAGCTCCATTGATTTCAAAAGATTATAAAACATAAATTAGTATTTGTTTGTAAATTTTATATGGAGGAAAAAGATGGCTAAAGAAAAATTTTCACGTAATAAGCCTCACGTAAATATTGGTACTATTGGTCACGTTGACCACGGTAAAACTACTTTAACAGCTGCTATCTCTGCTGTTCTTTCAAGAAGAGGTTTGGCTGAGCTTAAAGATTATGATAATATCGACAATGCTCCTGAAGAAAAAGAGCGTGGTATTACTATTGCAACTTCTCACATTGAGTATGAAACAGAAAATCGTCACTATGCTCACGTAGACTGCCCAGGTCACGCTGACTATGTTAAAAATATGATTACTGGTGCTGCTCAAATGGACGGTGCTATTCTTGTTGTTTCTGCTGCAGATGGCCCAATGCCACAAACTAGAGAGCACATCTTACTTTCTCGCCAAGTAGGTGTACCATATATCGTTGTTTTCATGAACAAAGCTGATATGGTTGATGATGCTGAATTATTAGAATTAGTTGAAATGGAAATTAGAGAACTATTAAGTTCTTATGACTTCCCAGGAGATGACACTCCAATTATTTCAGGTTCTGCTTTACAAGCTCTTGAAGAAGCAAAAGCTGGACAAGATGGTGAATGGTCTAAAAAAATCCTAGATCTTATGGCAGCAGTTGATGAGTATATCCCAACTCCAGCTCGTGATACAGATAAAGATTTCTTAATGCCAATCGAAGACGTATTCTCAATTTCAGGTCGTGGTACAGTTGTTACTGGTAGAATTGAAAAAGGTGTTGTTAAAGTTGGTGACACTATTGAAATTGTTGGTATTAGAGAAACACAAAGCACTACAGTAACTGGTGTTGAAATGTTCAGAAAAGAAATGGATCAAGGTGAAGCAGGTGATAACGTAGGTGTTCTTCTACGTGGTACTAAGAAAGAAGATGTTCTTCGTGGTATGGTTCTTGCTAAGCCAAAATCAATTACTCCACATACTGACTTTGAAGCAGAAGTTTATATTTTAAATAAAGATGAAGGTGGTCGTCACACTCCATTCTTTAATAACTATAGACCACAGTTCTATGTAAGAACAACAGATGTTACTGGTTCTATCCAACTTGCAGAAGGCGTTGAAATGGTTATGCCAGGTGAGAATGTTAGAATTACTGTAAGTCTTATTGCACCAGTTGCACTTGAAGAAGGTACTCGTTTTGCTATCCGTGAAGGTGGCCGTACTGTTGGTTCAGGTGTTGTATCTAAAATTATTAAATAATCATAAGCGAGATTTTATCTCGCTTTTTAAGGAATAAAAATGAGAATTAAAGTTGGCTTGAAATGTGAAGAGTGCGGTGATATTAATTACAGTACTTTTAAAAATAGTAAAAATACAACTGAAAAATTAGAATTAAAAAAATATTGCCCAAGATTAAAAAAACATACAGTTCATAAAGAAGTTAAATTAAAAAGTTAAGGCTTTTATATAAAAGCCCTTAGGGCAATAGCTCCAACGGTAGAGCGCCGGATTCCAAATCCGATGGTTGGGGTTCGAATCCCTCTTGCCCTGCCACAAAATAAGGTAAAATATGGAAAAACTAATAACTTATTTTAAATTGTCAAAAGCTGAATTATCAAAAGTTATTTGGCCTTTGAAAGAGCAAGTTAGAAATGCTTATATTACAGTTTTTGTAGTTGTTACTGTTGTTTCATTATTTTTAGCATTGGTTGACTTGATTATGTCATTTTCATTATCTAAGATTATAGGATAAAATAATGAATCATAAATGGTATGCAATTCAAACTTATGCAGGTAGTGAAATGGCTGTAAAAAGAGCCATAGAAAATTTAGTTAGAGATCATGGAATTCAAGAACAATTGCTAGAAGTGATTGTTCCAACTGAAGATGTGATCGAATTTAAAAATGGTAAAGAAAAAATAAGCGAAAGAAGTTTATATTCAGGCTATGTGTTTGCCAATATTGACTTATCAACAGAACTTTGGCATAAAATTCAATCTTTGCCAAAAGTTGGTCGTTTTATAGGGGAAAGTAAAAAACCAACCCCATTGAGTGAAAAAGATATCAATCTTATTTTAGAAAAGGTGAAAAATAAAGCAGCACCTAAACCTAAAATTTCATTTGATAAAGAAGAAAGTGTAAGAATAACCGAAGGTCCTTTTGCAAACTTTGTAGGTATTGTAGAAGAATATGATATGGTTAGAGGAGTTTTAAAACTAAATGTTTCAATATTTGGTAGATCAACTCCAGTAGAGATCTTATACTCTCAAGTTGAAAAAATAGTTTGATAATATAGCAAGTAAAGGAGAAAGGTTATGGCTAAAAAAGTCGTAGGAGAAATAAAATTACAAATAGCTGCTACTAAGGCTAATCCATCACCTCCAGTTGGTCCTGCTTTGGGTCAACAAGGTGTTAATATTATGGAATTTTGTAAAGCATTTAATGAAAGAACAAAAGATATGGCTGGTTTTAATATTCCAGTTGTTATTACTGTTTATGCAGATAAAAGCTTTACATTTATCACAAAACAACCACCAGCTACAGATTTAATCAAAAAAGCTGCAGGTATTTCTAAAGGTGCGGATAATCCTTTAAAAAACAAAGTAGGTAAATTAACTAAAGCACAAGTTTTAGAAATTGTTGATAAAAAAATAGCTGATATGAACACAAAAGATAGAGAGCAAGCTGCTAAGATTATTATGGGTTCTGCTCGTTCTATGGGTGTTGAAATCGTAGATTAATACTCTTTACCGCCAAGAGTTTAAAAAGGCGGTAGCACTTTATATAAAATGCGGAGAAAAATTAATGTCTAAAAATACTAAAAGATTTACAGAATTATTAAAAAAAATTGATTCAAATAAAAATTACTTAATGGATGAAGCAATAAGTACAGTTAAAACTCTTGCTTCTGCTAAATTTGATGAAACAGTTGAAATTGCTTTAAAATTAAATGTTGATCCAAGACATGCAGATCAAATGGTAAGAGGTAGTGTAGTTTTACCTTGTGGTACAGGTAAAAAAGTGCGTGTTGCTGTTATAGCAAAAGATGCAAAAGCTGATGAGGCAAAAAATGCAGGTGCTGATATAGTTGGTAGTGATGATTTAGTAGAAGAAATTCAAAAAGGAAATATGAATTTTGATGTTTTAATTGCTACTCCAAATTTGATGGGTTTAGTTGGTAAAGTAGGTCGTATTTTAGGGCCTAAAGGTTTGATGCCAAATCCTAAAACAGGTACTGTGACAATGGATGTTGCACAAGCTGTGAATAATGCTAAAAATGGTCAAGTTAACTTCCGTGTTGATAAACAAGGAAATATCCATGCAGGTTTAGGTAAAGTTAGCTTTACTCAAGAGCAATTAAAAGAAAATATGACAGCATTTGTAAAAGCTATTAATAAACACAAACCAGCTGCTGCAAAAGGAAGATATATTAAAAATGCTAGTCTTTCTTTAACTATGAGTCCTTCTCTTTCTCTTGATACTCAAGAATTACTTGATACAAAATAAAATTAATGAGAGTTTTACTCTCATTAATAAAAATTAGATAAGATAATAACTTTTATTTTATCTAATTTTTATCTTAGATTGGAGATAGCCGAGGTCCTAGGACTTAATTAGATTTTCTGCTCTGCTTGAAATCACCGGTCGGAAAGGAGTAAAGATGACTAAAAGCCAAAAAGTTGAACTTGTTTCTAAACTTGAAGAAGGTTTTAAAGCTAGTGAAGCTGTTGTAGTTTGTAACTATAAGGGTTTAAACACTAAAAAACTTGAAGAGTTAAGAAATAATGCGAGAGAAATGGATGTTAAAGTTCAAATTATTAAAAATACTTTAGCAAGTATTGCTCTTAAAAATGCCGGCAAAGATGGAATGGAACTTAAAGATACTAATATTTATCTTTGGGGTGAAGACCAATTAAATGTTTCAAAAGTTGCTGATAAATTTAGCGAAGCTAATCAAGCATTTGAGATCAAAACTGCATTTATCGAAGGCGAAGTTGCTTCTGTAGATAAAGTTAAAGCTTTAGCTAAAATGCCTTCTCGCAATGAATTACTTGCTATGCTTTTGCAAGTTTGGAATGCACCAATCACCAATTTCACAATTGGATTAAATGCATTAAAAGAAAAAAAAGAAGCTGAATAAAATTATAAAAAGGATAAAAAATGGCAATTACTAAAGAAGATGTATTAGAATTTATTTCTAACCTAAGTGTTCTTGAGCTTTCAGAATTAGTAAAAGAATTTGAAGAAAAATTTGGTGTTTCTGCTGCTCCAGTTATGGTTGCAGGTGCTGCTGTTGCAGGTGCTGCTGGCGGTGCTGCTGAGGAAAAAACTGAATTTGATATTGTATTACAAGATGGTGGTGATAAAAAAATCAACGTAATTAAAGTTGTTCGTGCATTAACTGGTCTTGGATTAAAAGAAGCAAAAGACGCAGTTGAGCAAACTCCATCAGTTCTTAAAGAAGGTGTTAGCAAAGCTGAAGCTGAAGAAGCTAAAAAGCAACTTGAAGAAGCTGGCGCTAAGGTTGAGCTTAAATAATTTTTTGTTTTTTAAAAGAAAGGATTATATATCCTTTCTTGTTTTCCTTTAATTAAGGATTCTTTCTTTCAATACTTTTACCATGGGGTATAATAATATGTTAAATTCACAATCAGGAAATCGTTTAAGAATAGACTTCTCGAATGTTCCACAACAAATAGACATTCCAAATTTATTACAATTACAAAAAAAGAGTTTTGATTATTTTTTAAATTTAGATGCAAAAAATTCAGAAAGCGGAATTGAAAAAGTATTTAAATCTATCTTTCCAATCCATGATCCGCAAAATAGATTAAGTTTAGAATATGTAAGTAGTGAAGTAGGTAAGCCTAAATATACCATTAGAGAGTGTATGGAAAGAGGCTTGACTTATTCTGTAAATTTAAAAATGAAAATCCGTTTAACTTTACATGAAAAAGATGAAAAAACGGGTGAGAAAATTGGTATAAAAGATATTAAAGAACAAGAAATTTATATTAGAGAAATTCCTTTAATGACAGATAGAATTTCTTTTATTATCAACGGAGTAGAAAGGGTTGTAGTTAATCAGCTTCATAGAAGTCCAGGTGTTATCTTCAAAGAAGAAGAAAGTTCTACTGTTGCAAATAAATTAGTATATACAGCTCAAATTATACCAGATCGTGGTTCTTGGCTTTATTTTGAATATGATGCTAAAGATGTACTTTATGTACGTATCAATAAAAGAAGAAAAGTGCCTATTACAATTTTATTTAGAGCGCTTGGTTATAAAAAACAAGATATTATAAAATTATTCTACCCTATACAAACTATTCATGTAAAAAAAGATAAATTCTTAACCGAATTTAATCCAAATGACTTTTTAGATAGAGTTGAATATGACTTAAAAGATGAAAAAGGCAATGTAATTCATCAAGCTGGTAAAAGAATGACAAAGAAAAAAGCAGAACAGCTTGTAAAAGATGGTGTTAAATGGGTTGAATATCCAGTTGAAATTTTAACAAATAGATATTTAGCTAATCCTATCATTAATAAAGAAACCGGTGAAGTTTTATATGATTCTTTAACACTATTAGATGAGGGAAAACTAGCAAAAATTAAAGAAGAAAAACAGTTTGATATTGCAAACGACTTAGCTAATGGAGTAGATGCTGCTATTATTAATTCTTTTATTCAAGATAATGAAACTTTAAAATTATTAAAACAAACAGAAAATATAGAAGATGAAAATGATTTAGCAGCTATTAGAATTTATAAAGTGATGAGACCAGGTGAGCCTGTAGTGAAAGATGCTGCAAAAGCTTTTGTGAATGATTTGTTTTTCAATCCTGAAAGATATGACCTAACAAAAGTTGGTCGTATGAAAATGAACCATAAATTAGGTTTAGATACGCCTGAATACGTTACAGTTTTAACTAATGAGGACATAGTAAAAACTGCAAAATATCTAATTAAAGTAAAAAATGGTAGAGGTCATATCGATGATAGAGATCACTTGGGTAATCGTCGTATTAGATCAATCGGAGAGCTTTTAGCGAATGAACTTCATGTAGGTCTTGCTAAAATGCAAAAATCTATTAGAGATAAATTTACGGCTTTAAATGCGGATATTGACAAAGTAATGCCTTATGATTTGATCAATCCTAAAACCATTACTGTAACAATTATGGAATTTTTTACCGGTGGTCAATTATCTCAATTTATGGATCAAACAAACCCATTGAGTGAAGTAACTCACAAGCGTCGTTTATCTGCACTTGGCGAGGGTGGTTTGGTAAAAGAAAGAGCAGGATTTGAAGTGCGTGATGTCCATGCAACGCATTATGGAAGAATTTGTCCTGTTGAAACCCCAGAAGGTCAAAATATCGGTTTGATTAATACACTTTCAACTTATGCTAAAGTAAATGATTTGGGTTTTGTTGAAGCACCTTATAAGAAGGTAGAAAATGGTAAAGTAAGCAATGAAATCGTTTATTTAACCGCTACGCAAGAAGAAGGTTTAGTGATCGCAGCAGCTTCAACAAAAATTGATGAAAAGGGTAATATTGTTGAGGAATTTGTTGAAGCAAGACAAGATGGTGAAACAATCTTAGCAAGAAGAGAAGAAGTGCATTTGATTGACCTTTGTTCGGGTATGATAGTAGGGGTTGCAGCATCTTTGATTCCATTCTTAGAGCATGATGATGCAAACAGAGCTTTGATGGGTTCAAACATGCAACGTCAAGCAGTGCCTTTGCTAACTGCGCAAGCACCTATAGTAGGTACTGGTATGGAAAAAATCATTGCGCGTGATGCTTGGGAAGCTATTAAAGCTAAAAGAGCAGGGATTGTAGAAAAAGTTGATAATAAAAATATTTTCATTTTGGGTGAGGATGAAAATGGACCATTTATAGATCATTACAAAATGGAAAAAAATCTAAGAACTAACCAAAATACAACTTTTATTCAACATCCAATTGTTAAAAAAGGTGAATTTGTTCAAGCAGGTCAAATCATTGCAGATGGTCCAAGTATGGATCAAGGTGAACTTGCTATTGGTAAAAATGCTTTAATCGCATTTATGCCATGGCATGGGTATAACTATGAAGATGCTATTGTAATTAGTGAGAAAATTTTACGTGAAGATACTTTTACTAGTGTTCATATTTATGAAAAAGAAGTAGAGGCTAGAGAACTTAAAGACGGTGTAGAAGAAATTACAAAAGATATTCCAAATGTAAAAGAAGAGGATTTAGCACATCTTGATGAGAGTGGTATTGCTAAAATAGGAACCCATATTAAGCCTGGCATGATTTTAGTAGGTAAAGTTTCTCCTAAAGGTGAAGTAAAACCTACACCTGAAGAAAGATTATTAAGAGCTATTTTTGGTGAAAAAGCAGGACATGTTGTAAATAAATCTTTATATGCAACTGCTTCACTAGAAGGTGTTGTTGTAGATGTGAAAATCTTTACTAAAAAAGGTTATGAAAAAGATGCACGCGCTATAAAAGCTTATGATGATGAAAAATTAAACCTTGAAAAAGAACATCATGATAGACTTTTAATGATGGATAGAGAAGAAACTTTAAGGGTTTGTTCTTTGCTTTCTAAGTCGCCTTTAAATTCAGATGAAGAAATAAATGGTGTTAAATATAAAAAAGGTTCCAAAGTAGAAATTACAGAATTAGAAAAAATCAATCGTTTTGCATTAAATTCTTTAGTTAAGGCTTATTCTAAAGAAGTGCAAAAAGAATATGATGATTTAAAAAACCATTTCCAAAATGAGAAGAAAAAGCTTAAAACAGAACATGATGAAAAATTAGAAATTTTAGAAAAAGATGATATTTTACCAAGTGGAGTAGTAAAACTTGTTAAAGTATATATTGCGACTAAGAGAAAATTAAAAGTTGGGGATAAAATGGCAGGACGCCATGGAAATAAAGGTATTGTATCTAATATCGTTCCAGAAGTTGATATGCCATATTTACCTGATGGAAGACCTATTGATATAGCTTTAAATCCTCTAGGGGTTCCAAGCCGTATGAATATAGGGCAAATTCTTGAAAGTCACTTAGGAATTGTTGGTATGAAATTAGGTGATCAAATTCAAGAAATTTTTGATAGAAAACAAAAAGATTTTGTAAAAGAATTACGCGAAAAAATTCTTGAAATTTGCAGTGTATCTAGACTTGAGCTAGAAAAGAAATTTGTACAAACTTTAAATGATGAGCAACTTATTTCTTATGCTAGAGATTGGGCTAAAGGAGTAAAATTTGCTACTCCTGTATTTGAGGGTGTAACGGTTGAAGAATTTGGTAAGCTTTTTGAAATGGCTAAAATAGCTATGGATGGAAAAAGCGAACTTTATGATGGAAGAACTGGCGAAAAAATGGCAGAGCGTGTACATGTTGGATGTATGTATATGCTTAAATTACACCACTTAGTAGATGAAAAAGTTCACGCAAGAAGTACCGGACCTTATAGTCTTGTAACACAACAACCAGTTGGTGGTAAGGCTTTATTTGGTGGACAAAGATTTGGTGAGATGGAGGTTTGGGCTCTTGAAGCTTATGGGGCAGCTCATACTTTAAGAGAAATGTTAACCATAAAATCTGATGATGTTGAAGGTAGATTTAGTGCTTATAAAGCTTTAACAAAAGGTGAGAATGTTCCAGCAACAGGTATTCCAGAAACATTCTTTGTACTTACAAATGAATTAAAATCTCTTGCTTTAGATGTTGAGATTTTTGATAAGGATGAGAATAATGAGTAAATTTAAACCTATCGAAATAAAAGAAGATGGCAGACCTAGAGACTTTGAAGCTTTTCAATTAAGACTTGCAAGTCCTGAAAAAATCAAATCATGGTCTTATGGGGAGGTAAAAAAACCAGAAACGATTAATTATAGAACCTTAAAGCCTGAAAGAGACGGGCTTTTTTGTGCTAAAATTTTTGGACCAGTAAGAGATTATGAATGTCTTTGTGGTAAGTATAAAAAAATGCGCTTCAAAGGCATTAAGTGTGAAAAATGTGGTGTTGAAGTTACTAGTTCTAAAGTGCGTCGTTCAAGAATGGGGCATATTGAATTAGTTACTCCAGTGGCTCATATTTGGTATGTAAATTCTTTACCAAGTCGTATCGGTACTTTGCTTGGTGTAAAGATGAAAGACTTAGAACGCGTATTGTATTATGAAGCATATATAGTAGAAAATCCAGGTGATGCTTACTATGATAACGAAAATACTAAAAAAGTTGAATTTTGTGATGTATTAAATGAAGAGCAGTATTTAAATTTAATGCAGCGCTATGAAAGTAGTGGATTTAAAGCTAGAATGGGTGGTGAAGTTGTTAGAGATTTGCTAGCAAATTTAGATCTTGTAGAGCTTTTAAATAAACTAAAAGAAGATATTGCAGCAACTAATTCAGAAGCAAAGAAAAAAACTATCATCAAGCGTTTAAAAGTGGTAGAAAATTTCTTAAATAGCAATTTAAATAGCAATACAAATATTGATGAAGTGGTACCTAATCGTCCTGAGTGGATGATGATTACAAATTTACCTGTATTACCACCTGATTTAAGACCTTTAGTAGCTTTAGATGGTGGAAAATTTGCAGTTTCTGATGTGAATGATTTATACAGAAGAGTTATTAATAGAAATACACGTTTAAAAAGACTTATGGAGCTTGATGCGCCTGAAATTATCATTAGAAATGAAAAAAGAATGCTACAAGAAGCAGTTGATGCTTTATTTGATAATGGTAGAAGAGCAAATGCGGTTAAAGGTGCAAATAAACGTCCATTAAAATCTTTAAGTGAAATCATCAAAGGTAAACAAGGTCGTTTCAGACAAAATCTACTTGGTAAAAGGGTGGATTTTTCAGGTCGTAGTGTTATTGTTGTTGGACCAAAACTTAGAATGGATCAATGTGGTTTACCTAAAAAAATGGCTTTAGAATTATTTAAGCCACACTTATTAGCTAAACTTGAAGAAAAAGGTTATGCTACCACTGTAAAACAAGCTAAAAAAATGATAGAAAATAAAACCAACGAAGTTTGGGAGTGTTTAGAAGAAGTTGTTAAAGGTCATCCTGTAATGCTTAACCGTGCTCCAACCTTGCATAAACTTTCTATTCAAGCATTTCACCCTGTGCTTGTAGAGGGCAAGGCAATTCAACTTCATCCATTAGTATGTGCAGCGTTTAATGCTGACTTTGACGGAGACCAAATGGCTGTGCATGTGCCTTTATCGCAAGAAGCAATAGCTGAGTGTAAAGTATTAATGCTCTCATCTATGAATATCTTGCTTCCAGCAAGTGGTCGTTCTGTGACTGTGCCTTCTCAAGATATGGTTTTGGGGATTTATTATCTATCTTTAGAAAAAGATGGTGCTAAGGGTGAACATAAAATTTGTACAGGTATTGAAGAGGTTATGATTGCCCTAGAAGCAAAATCTTTAGATATTCATGCAAGTATTAGAAGTGTGGTTGATGGTAGAAAAATCACAACAACTGCGGGAAGATTAATCATTAAGTCTATCTTACCTGATTTTGTTCCTGAAAATATGTGGAATAAAGTCATGAAGAAAAAAGATATTGCAGCTTTGGTTGATTATGTTTATAAAGAAGGTGGCCTTGAAGTAAGTGCTAGCTTTTTAGATAAATTAAAAGATCTTGGTTTTGAATATGCAACAAAAGCGGGTATTTCTATTTCAATTGCTGATATTATTGTGCCTGATCAAAAGCAAAAAAGTATAGAAGAAGCTAAAAAACAAGTAAGAGAAATCCAAAATTCATATAATTTAGGTTTGATTACTTCAGGTGAAAGATATAATAAGATTATTGATATTTGGAAAAGTACTAATAATGTCTTATCAAAAGATATGATGGAGTTAATTAAAAAAGACAAAGAAGGATTTAACTCTATTTATATGATGGCAGATTCTGGTGCTAGGGGTTCAGCAGCTCAAATTTCACAGCTTGCTGCGATGAGGGGTCTTATGGCTAAACCTGATGGTTCTATTATTGAAACACCGATTATTTCAAACTTCCGTGAAGGACTTAACGTTCTTGAATATTTCATTTCAACTCACGGTGCTAGAAAAGGTCTTGCAGATACAGCCTTAAAAACAGCAAATGCAGGTTATTTGACAAGAAAACTTATCGATGTGGCACAAAATGTAAAAGTTACAATGGAAGATTGTGGCGCACATGAGGGTGTTGAGATTAATGAAATTACCGCAGATGGTGTTGTAATTGAAACCTTAGAAGAAAGAATTTTAGGAAGAGTTTTAGCTGAAAATATCATTGATTCTATTACTAATGAGATTTTATTCTCAGAAGGTACTTTAGTAGATGAGGAAAAAGCTAGAATTATTGTTGAAAGTGGAGTAAAGAGTGTAAGCATTAGAACTCCTATTACTTGTAAAGCTAAAAAAGGCGTATGTTCTAAATGCTATGGTATTAACCTAGGTGAAGGCAAATTAGTTAAACCAGGTGAAGCTGTAGGTATTATATCTGCTCAATCAATCGGTGAGCCAGGAACACAGCTTACGCTAAGAACTTTCCACAGTGGTGGTACTGCTAGTACAGATTTACAAGATCGCCAAGTAGTAGCACACAAAGAAGGTTTTGTAAGATTTTATAATCTTAATACCTATGAAGATAGACAAGGCAAAACTATAGTGGCTAATCACCGCAATGCTGCTATTTTACTTGTTGAGCCAAAAATCAAAGCTCCATTTAAAGGAACTATCCATATTGAGCATGCGTATGAAGATGTGGTGGTTAGCGTTAAAGCAAAAAACAATGAAGCTAAATTTATATTAAGAAAGTATGACTTAGCAAAAGCTAACGAACTTGCGGGTGTAAGTGGTAATATAGAAGGTAAATTATATATTCCATATAGTGATGGTGCTGAAGTAGCTGAAAATGAAAGTATTGTAGAAGTAATCAAAGAGGGTTGGAATATACCAAATCGTATTCCTTATGCGAGTGAATTGCTAGTAAAAGATGGTGATCCTATCACTCAAGATATTATAGCTGGCGCAAAAGGTACTTTGAAGTTTTATATGCTTAAAGGGGACGGTTTAGATAGAATTAGAAATCTAAAAAAAGGTGATGTGGTTAAAGAAAAAGGTGTTTTTGTTGTTATTGCTGATGAAAATGATAGAGAAGCAAAAAGACATTATATACCAAGAGAATCTGTGATTGAATTTGATGATAGTGCTTTTGTGGATAATCCTAAAACCATCATAGCAAAATCAAGCAAAGAAGATAAAACCATTATTGCTGAATGGGATGCGTATAATAATACTGTAATTGCAGAAGTTGCAGGTACAATTAATTTTGAAGATATTGAATCAGGCTATAGTGCTGATGAGCAAATTGATGAAGCAACGGGTAAAAGATCACTTGTTATTAATGAGTATTTACCAAGTGGAGTGCGTCCTGCATTGTTAATTATAGGTGAAAATGACAAAGTAGTGCGTTATCAACTAGAGCCAAAAACTGTTATTTATGTAAATGATGGCGATAAGGTTAAACAAGCTGATATCTTAGCTAAAACTCCAAAGGCAGCGGCTAAGTCAAAAGATATTACTGGAGGTCTTCCAAGGGTATCTGAATTATTTGAAGCAAGAAAGCCAAAAAATACTGCTGTTGTGGCTGAAATTGACGGGGTTGTTAGATTTGATAAACCTTTAAGATCAAAAGAAAGAATCATTATTCAAGCAGAAGATGGAAGTAGTGCAGAGTATTTGATAGATAAATCAAAACGCATTCAAGTAAGAGATGGTGAATTTATCCATGCGGGTGAGAAATTAACCGATGGAGTTATTTCAAGTCATGATGTGCTTAGAATTTTAGGTGAAAAAGCGTTGCATTATTATCTTATCTCTGAAATTCAGCAAGTTTATCGTGGTCAAGGTGTTGTGATTTCTGATAAGCATATTGAAATCATCGTATCGCAAATGCTAAGACAAGTAAAAATTGTTGATAGTGGTCATACAAACTTTATTGTGGGAGATTTGGTTTCAAGAAGAAAATTCAGAGAAGAAAATGAAAGAATTTTAAAATACGGTGGCGAACCCGCTGTAGCTGAGCCTGTATTGCTTGGGGTTACAAGAGCAG is a window encoding:
- the rpoC gene encoding DNA-directed RNA polymerase subunit beta', which codes for MSKFKPIEIKEDGRPRDFEAFQLRLASPEKIKSWSYGEVKKPETINYRTLKPERDGLFCAKIFGPVRDYECLCGKYKKMRFKGIKCEKCGVEVTSSKVRRSRMGHIELVTPVAHIWYVNSLPSRIGTLLGVKMKDLERVLYYEAYIVENPGDAYYDNENTKKVEFCDVLNEEQYLNLMQRYESSGFKARMGGEVVRDLLANLDLVELLNKLKEDIAATNSEAKKKTIIKRLKVVENFLNSNLNSNTNIDEVVPNRPEWMMITNLPVLPPDLRPLVALDGGKFAVSDVNDLYRRVINRNTRLKRLMELDAPEIIIRNEKRMLQEAVDALFDNGRRANAVKGANKRPLKSLSEIIKGKQGRFRQNLLGKRVDFSGRSVIVVGPKLRMDQCGLPKKMALELFKPHLLAKLEEKGYATTVKQAKKMIENKTNEVWECLEEVVKGHPVMLNRAPTLHKLSIQAFHPVLVEGKAIQLHPLVCAAFNADFDGDQMAVHVPLSQEAIAECKVLMLSSMNILLPASGRSVTVPSQDMVLGIYYLSLEKDGAKGEHKICTGIEEVMIALEAKSLDIHASIRSVVDGRKITTTAGRLIIKSILPDFVPENMWNKVMKKKDIAALVDYVYKEGGLEVSASFLDKLKDLGFEYATKAGISISIADIIVPDQKQKSIEEAKKQVREIQNSYNLGLITSGERYNKIIDIWKSTNNVLSKDMMELIKKDKEGFNSIYMMADSGARGSAAQISQLAAMRGLMAKPDGSIIETPIISNFREGLNVLEYFISTHGARKGLADTALKTANAGYLTRKLIDVAQNVKVTMEDCGAHEGVEINEITADGVVIETLEERILGRVLAENIIDSITNEILFSEGTLVDEEKARIIVESGVKSVSIRTPITCKAKKGVCSKCYGINLGEGKLVKPGEAVGIISAQSIGEPGTQLTLRTFHSGGTASTDLQDRQVVAHKEGFVRFYNLNTYEDRQGKTIVANHRNAAILLVEPKIKAPFKGTIHIEHAYEDVVVSVKAKNNEAKFILRKYDLAKANELAGVSGNIEGKLYIPYSDGAEVAENESIVEVIKEGWNIPNRIPYASELLVKDGDPITQDIIAGAKGTLKFYMLKGDGLDRIRNLKKGDVVKEKGVFVVIADENDREAKRHYIPRESVIEFDDSAFVDNPKTIIAKSSKEDKTIIAEWDAYNNTVIAEVAGTINFEDIESGYSADEQIDEATGKRSLVINEYLPSGVRPALLIIGENDKVVRYQLEPKTVIYVNDGDKVKQADILAKTPKAAAKSKDITGGLPRVSELFEARKPKNTAVVAEIDGVVRFDKPLRSKERIIIQAEDGSSAEYLIDKSKRIQVRDGEFIHAGEKLTDGVISSHDVLRILGEKALHYYLISEIQQVYRGQGVVISDKHIEIIVSQMLRQVKIVDSGHTNFIVGDLVSRRKFREENERILKYGGEPAVAEPVLLGVTRAAIGSDSVISAASFQETTKVLTEASIAGKFDYLEDLKENVILGRMIPVGTGLYGDQNLKLKQQN